One window of Flavobacteriales bacterium genomic DNA carries:
- a CDS encoding 3-hydroxybutyryl-CoA dehydrogenase — MKISVIGAGQMGNGIAHVFAQGGHDVVLIDIAQASLDKALATIGKNMGRQVEKGKLAEADMQAALARISTNTITSEGVKNAELVVEAATENVDLKLKIFKDIDAHAPVGCILATNTSSISITKIAAVTGRPAQVIGMHFMNPVPVMKLVEVIRGYNTSDAVTKAVMELSRAIGKEPVEVRDYAGFVANRILMPMINEAIETLFQGVGGVADIDTVMKLGMAHPMGPLQLADFIGLDTCLAIMRVLHDGFGQPKYAPCPLLVQMVTAGKLGVKSGEGFYAYTPGSKDLVVAPAFAS, encoded by the coding sequence ATGAAAATTTCCGTTATCGGCGCGGGCCAAATGGGCAACGGTATCGCGCACGTGTTCGCCCAAGGCGGCCACGACGTGGTCCTCATCGACATCGCGCAGGCCAGCTTGGACAAGGCCCTGGCCACCATCGGCAAGAACATGGGCCGGCAGGTGGAGAAGGGCAAACTCGCCGAGGCCGACATGCAGGCCGCATTGGCACGCATTTCAACAAACACCATCACTTCGGAAGGCGTGAAGAACGCCGAGCTCGTGGTGGAGGCCGCCACGGAGAACGTGGACCTGAAGCTGAAGATCTTCAAGGACATCGACGCGCACGCGCCCGTGGGCTGCATCCTCGCCACCAACACCAGCAGCATCAGCATCACCAAGATCGCGGCTGTGACCGGAAGGCCCGCACAGGTCATCGGTATGCACTTCATGAACCCGGTTCCGGTGATGAAGCTCGTGGAGGTGATCCGAGGCTACAATACCAGTGACGCGGTGACCAAGGCGGTGATGGAGCTGAGCCGCGCCATCGGCAAAGAGCCCGTGGAGGTACGCGACTACGCGGGCTTCGTGGCGAACCGCATACTGATGCCGATGATCAACGAGGCCATCGAAACGCTCTTCCAGGGCGTGGGCGGCGTGGCGGACATCGACACGGTGATGAAGCTCGGCATGGCACACCCCATGGGGCCGCTACAGCTGGCGGACTTCATCGGCTTGGACACCTGCTTAGCGATCATGCGCGTACTGCACGACGGCTTCGGCCAGCCGAAATACGCGCCCTGTCCCCTGCTGGTGCAGATGGTGACGGCCGGCAAGCTCGGCGTGAAGAGCGGTGAGGGTTTCTACGCCTACACGCCCGGCAGCAAGGATCTGGTGGTGGCGCCGGCATTCGCTTCCTGA